In one Pseudomonas sp. R84 genomic region, the following are encoded:
- a CDS encoding aliphatic sulfonate ABC transporter substrate-binding protein — protein sequence MTSFFPRLKTLLAASAVALSLQPLAHATETAPAEVHLDYAYYSPVSLVLKHFGFLEKALPQTKVSWVLSQGSNRSLEYLNSGGVDFASSASLAAVLSRANGSPIKSVYVYSRAEWTALVVRKDSPYQTVADLKGKKIAATKGTDPYLFTLRSLQQAGLKKDDVELVHLQHPDGRTALEKGDVDAWAGLDPHMAASQVQAGSRLLYRNPAFNSYGVVSVTEQYAKEHPQTIDTVIKAYEQARDWALKNPDEFAALLAKESGLPLDVAKLQLSRTDLSSPQLTQQDISASKAAAPILVSEELVRRGVNVDQVIDQLLDSGVQQAVAHQ from the coding sequence ATGACATCGTTCTTTCCTCGACTCAAAACCCTGCTGGCTGCCAGCGCAGTGGCACTGAGCCTGCAACCGCTCGCCCACGCGACTGAAACGGCGCCGGCAGAAGTGCATCTGGACTACGCCTATTACTCACCAGTCAGTCTGGTGCTCAAGCACTTCGGTTTCCTCGAAAAAGCCTTGCCGCAGACCAAGGTCAGCTGGGTCCTGAGCCAGGGCAGCAACCGCTCGCTGGAATACCTCAACAGCGGCGGCGTGGATTTCGCTTCCAGCGCCAGTCTCGCCGCCGTGCTGAGCCGAGCAAACGGCAGCCCGATCAAATCGGTCTATGTCTACAGCCGCGCCGAATGGACAGCATTGGTGGTGCGCAAGGATTCTCCTTACCAGACTGTCGCCGACCTCAAGGGCAAAAAGATCGCTGCCACCAAAGGCACCGACCCGTACCTGTTCACCCTGCGCAGCCTGCAACAGGCCGGGCTGAAAAAAGACGATGTGGAACTGGTTCATCTGCAACATCCAGATGGCCGCACCGCACTGGAAAAAGGCGATGTCGACGCCTGGGCCGGACTCGATCCGCACATGGCCGCCAGTCAGGTGCAGGCCGGTTCGCGCCTGCTCTACCGCAACCCGGCGTTCAACAGTTACGGCGTGGTCAGCGTCACCGAGCAATACGCCAAAGAACATCCGCAAACCATCGACACCGTCATCAAAGCCTACGAACAGGCCCGCGACTGGGCGCTGAAAAATCCCGATGAATTCGCCGCCCTTCTCGCCAAGGAGTCCGGATTGCCGCTGGATGTAGCCAAGTTGCAACTGTCGCGCACTGACCTGAGCAGCCCGCAACTCACTCAACAGGACATCAGCGCCTCCAAGGCAGCGGCGCCGATTCTGGTCTCCGAGGAACTGGTGCGCCGTGGGGTGAATGTCGATCAAGTCATCGATCAATTGCTCGACAGCGGTGTGCAGCAAGCCGTCGCCCACCAGTAA
- a CDS encoding ABC transporter substrate-binding protein: MKLSRFLRSALLTALFTSPLSYAAEPLVLHVGDQNYYNIRASVEASGVLKDTPYTVDWKHFQAAAPLAEALQTGSLDLGFLGDSGFLFLAAKQAPVKLIGVSRQNPDTIALLVPKDSPVKTIADLKGKKVAYWPGAWSQQLTLRALEQGGLPENYVDFVKLMPIDAAAALPQGSIDAFPVWEPYISQQIVFSGARPILTAKNLMPGLSAIAASTPSIDSKRAAIADFLGRLKLARAWVDSHTDEYADLWAKKANLDQQVSRHWLRQAHMTVGPVDQQAATDLQSTADFLFKVKALPAPLATAGIIDTSFQQALAH; encoded by the coding sequence ATGAAGCTTTCTCGTTTCCTCCGCAGTGCGCTACTCACAGCGCTGTTCACCTCGCCGCTTTCCTATGCAGCCGAGCCATTGGTCCTGCATGTCGGCGATCAGAACTACTACAACATCCGTGCCTCGGTGGAGGCATCCGGTGTGTTGAAAGACACGCCTTATACCGTCGACTGGAAACACTTCCAGGCCGCTGCACCCTTGGCGGAAGCCTTGCAAACCGGTTCGCTCGACCTGGGCTTTTTGGGCGATTCCGGTTTTCTGTTTCTGGCTGCCAAGCAGGCGCCGGTGAAACTGATCGGCGTATCGCGGCAGAATCCGGACACCATCGCGTTGTTGGTGCCCAAGGATTCTCCGGTGAAAACCATCGCCGACTTGAAGGGCAAAAAGGTCGCTTATTGGCCCGGAGCCTGGAGTCAGCAGTTGACCTTGCGCGCGCTGGAGCAGGGCGGTCTGCCGGAAAACTACGTCGACTTCGTCAAGCTGATGCCGATCGATGCCGCCGCAGCCCTGCCACAGGGCAGTATTGATGCCTTCCCGGTGTGGGAACCGTATATTTCCCAGCAGATCGTGTTCTCCGGTGCGCGGCCGATCCTGACCGCAAAAAACCTGATGCCGGGGCTCAGTGCAATCGCGGCGTCGACACCGTCCATCGACAGCAAACGTGCAGCGATTGCGGATTTTCTCGGTCGTTTGAAACTGGCGCGGGCCTGGGTCGACAGCCATACGGACGAATACGCCGATCTGTGGGCGAAGAAAGCCAATCTCGATCAGCAGGTGTCGCGGCATTGGTTGCGTCAGGCGCACATGACGGTCGGGCCGGTGGATCAGCAGGCTGCGACGGACCTGCAAAGCACTGCCGACTTCCTGTTCAAAGTGAAAGCGCTGCCAGCTCCGTTGGCCACCGCTGGCATTATCGACACGTCTTTTCAACAGGCATTGGCTCACTGA
- a CDS encoding polysaccharide deacetylase family protein encodes MTSGFKLLCAALIALGLAGCIAAPIEMTAQTETRLKTQAPVRFLLTFDDGPSASSLWNPSATVLDSLKDNPLMPDIKAVFFVQTRAPRAGNSDIGRGIMHREYEEGHILAFHTATHWHTNHRLLDPQELEESLSNGTADIAAITGAPPTLLRPPFWNYDKRTFAAYQQHGLHVLLTDLSANDGKIWGFNASPRRRANMLRQLSEVRERIARGELPAVDGVIPVVVTFHDLNRYTARHTREYLQILLDSAAATGVKLADKPFYDDHAELEKAALARAVENSSESVNLPGMWNWIWDHDAH; translated from the coding sequence ATGACATCCGGATTCAAACTTCTTTGTGCCGCGCTGATTGCTCTCGGGCTGGCCGGTTGTATCGCCGCCCCGATCGAAATGACCGCGCAAACCGAAACGCGCCTGAAGACCCAGGCGCCAGTGCGCTTTCTGCTGACGTTCGACGACGGCCCCAGTGCCTCGAGTTTGTGGAATCCGTCGGCCACGGTACTCGACAGTCTCAAGGACAATCCGCTGATGCCTGACATCAAAGCGGTGTTCTTCGTGCAGACGCGTGCACCGCGAGCGGGCAACAGTGACATCGGTCGCGGCATCATGCACCGTGAGTATGAGGAGGGGCACATCCTCGCGTTTCACACCGCGACCCATTGGCACACCAATCATCGCTTGCTCGACCCGCAAGAACTGGAAGAGTCGCTGAGCAACGGCACAGCTGATATTGCCGCCATTACGGGGGCGCCGCCGACGCTACTGCGCCCCCCGTTCTGGAATTACGACAAGCGCACCTTCGCCGCCTATCAACAGCATGGCTTGCATGTATTGCTCACCGATTTAAGCGCCAATGACGGCAAGATCTGGGGCTTCAATGCCAGCCCGCGACGTCGGGCCAACATGCTGCGACAGTTATCCGAAGTCCGTGAACGTATCGCCCGTGGCGAATTGCCCGCCGTGGACGGGGTCATCCCGGTCGTGGTGACGTTTCATGATCTCAACCGCTATACCGCGCGGCACACCCGCGAATACCTGCAGATTCTGCTGGATAGCGCCGCTGCCACGGGCGTGAAGCTGGCGGACAAGCCTTTCTATGATGATCACGCTGAACTTGAGAAAGCCGCGTTGGCGCGTGCCGTGGAGAACAGTTCGGAGTCGGTGAATTTGCCGGGGATGTGGAACTGGATCTGGGATCATGACGCGCATTGA
- a CDS encoding DUF1652 domain-containing protein encodes MLAIDDICRIVESGFPAFKCDCIPSTQGLLQIKVYEPDSGRVELLLNGVSPEHLVTIRDISNFIGELRTEMSAGRRAFAG; translated from the coding sequence ATGCTTGCCATTGACGATATCTGCCGGATTGTCGAATCCGGCTTTCCTGCGTTCAAGTGCGATTGCATTCCGAGCACGCAGGGGCTATTGCAGATCAAGGTGTATGAACCGGACAGCGGGCGAGTCGAGTTGCTGTTGAATGGCGTCTCCCCGGAACACCTCGTCACGATTCGTGACATTTCCAACTTCATCGGTGAATTACGCACGGAAATGAGCGCCGGTCGTCGTGCGTTCGCTGGCTAA
- a CDS encoding NUDIX hydrolase, translating to MKVRATVICEQDRHILLVRKPHCRWTLPGGKVEPGETRAQAAVRELQEETGLNADDVLYLMELQSGSTRHHVYEASVQDLEQARPQNEIIDCIWHPLDAVRNLNTSDATRRIVQAFQRRL from the coding sequence ATGAAAGTACGCGCCACCGTTATATGCGAACAGGATCGCCACATTCTCCTGGTGCGCAAACCCCACTGCCGCTGGACATTGCCCGGCGGCAAAGTAGAGCCCGGAGAAACCCGCGCGCAAGCCGCCGTACGCGAACTGCAGGAAGAAACCGGCCTGAACGCCGACGACGTGTTGTATTTGATGGAACTGCAGAGCGGCAGCACGCGACACCATGTCTACGAAGCGTCAGTGCAGGATCTCGAACAAGCGCGGCCGCAGAACGAGATCATCGATTGCATCTGGCATCCGCTGGACGCAGTGCGCAATTTGAATACCAGCGACGCGACGCGACGCATCGTTCAAGCGTTTCAGCGACGGTTATGA
- a CDS encoding DUF2188 domain-containing protein: MSMPMLNKMHMNGYDVLSVNNGPWRVCTQGDRLASFGSREEALAYAAALPGYKKRSTRVQSHKTH; the protein is encoded by the coding sequence ATGAGCATGCCGATGTTGAACAAGATGCACATGAACGGCTATGACGTGCTTAGCGTGAACAATGGCCCATGGCGGGTTTGCACCCAGGGTGATCGGCTGGCGTCGTTTGGCAGCCGGGAGGAGGCGCTGGCCTACGCCGCCGCATTGCCTGGCTACAAAAAACGCTCGACGCGCGTGCAGAGTCACAAAACCCACTGA
- a CDS encoding DUF6338 family protein: MDDLVKEVIPLLQYLIPGFLSAWIFYSLTAFKRPDTFGQIVQALIFTFVIQGAVWGVGTLCLWVGSKGFSVGRWDAKSETMWAFVVSVTLGLFSCYLATNDKLHGWLRNRNVTKQTSYPSEWFSIFAQHHRLVTLHLIDERRVFGWPVEWPPESSSGQFVMQNPCWLDAEGAEVPFGA; the protein is encoded by the coding sequence ATGGATGATCTGGTCAAAGAAGTTATTCCGCTGTTGCAGTATCTGATTCCCGGGTTTTTGTCGGCGTGGATTTTTTATTCGCTGACGGCGTTCAAGCGACCGGATACGTTCGGGCAGATTGTGCAGGCGCTGATTTTTACGTTTGTGATTCAGGGCGCGGTTTGGGGCGTGGGCACTCTGTGTTTGTGGGTGGGTTCGAAGGGGTTTTCTGTCGGGCGCTGGGATGCCAAGAGCGAAACGATGTGGGCATTCGTTGTGTCGGTGACGCTCGGGCTGTTTTCCTGTTATCTGGCCACGAATGACAAATTGCACGGCTGGTTACGCAATCGAAATGTCACGAAACAAACTTCCTACCCCAGCGAATGGTTCAGCATTTTTGCCCAGCACCATCGTCTGGTCACACTGCATTTGATCGATGAAAGGCGCGTGTTTGGCTGGCCCGTGGAGTGGCCACCGGAATCCAGCAGTGGCCAGTTCGTCATGCAGAATCCCTGTTGGCTGGATGCGGAAGGGGCAGAAGTGCCTTTTGGCGCTTAG
- a CDS encoding LysR substrate-binding domain-containing protein — protein MFELTQLRCFTTVATELNFRRAAERLNMTQPPLSRQIQLLEHHLGVELFTRSTRSVALTAAGRAFFIEAQNLLERAQQAAVTARRFAEGDIGSVNISFVGSAVYEFLPKVIAEARLKQPQVKIDLSEMNTYQQHEALRARRIDLGIARAPLLEPGYATECLVREPFVLAVPSGHPLATAAEVAVSDLDKQPFLMYSHAAYPPFNELLTGMLRSARVAPDYVQWLGSSLTILALVNAGMGLALVPRCATSVVFKNVVFRDIDLGEGVQSELHLIWRENNDNPAFAMLLEAIRRAVAEGWG, from the coding sequence ATGTTCGAACTGACCCAATTGCGCTGCTTCACCACCGTCGCCACCGAACTCAACTTTCGCCGCGCCGCCGAGCGACTGAACATGACGCAGCCGCCGCTGAGCCGGCAGATCCAGTTGCTGGAGCATCACCTTGGCGTCGAGTTGTTCACCCGCAGCACCCGCAGCGTCGCGCTGACCGCCGCTGGCCGTGCATTTTTCATCGAAGCACAGAACCTGCTGGAGCGCGCGCAGCAAGCAGCCGTCACCGCCCGACGCTTTGCCGAGGGCGATATCGGTTCGGTGAACATCAGTTTTGTCGGCAGCGCGGTGTACGAGTTTCTGCCCAAAGTGATCGCCGAGGCACGGCTGAAACAGCCGCAGGTGAAAATCGATCTGTCGGAGATGAACACTTACCAGCAACACGAAGCCCTGCGCGCTCGCCGCATCGATCTGGGCATTGCCCGTGCGCCGTTATTGGAGCCGGGCTACGCCACCGAATGCCTGGTACGCGAGCCGTTTGTATTGGCGGTGCCGAGTGGACATCCATTGGCAACGGCGGCTGAAGTGGCGGTCAGTGATCTGGATAAACAGCCGTTCCTGATGTACTCCCACGCCGCGTATCCGCCGTTCAACGAACTGCTGACCGGCATGCTGCGCTCAGCGCGGGTCGCGCCGGATTATGTGCAGTGGCTGGGGTCATCGCTGACAATTCTGGCTTTGGTTAACGCCGGCATGGGCCTGGCGCTGGTGCCGCGTTGCGCCACCAGTGTGGTGTTCAAGAATGTGGTGTTTCGCGATATCGATCTAGGCGAAGGGGTGCAGAGCGAGCTGCATCTGATCTGGCGGGAGAACAACGACAACCCGGCGTTTGCGATGTTGCTGGAAGCGATTCGCCGGGCGGTGGCTGAGGGTTGGGGCTGA
- a CDS encoding MFS transporter, translating into MKTLQSPLDVTVLARAAAKVKRHVLPLFVVMFIVNYIDRVNIGFVRSHMETDLGIGAAAYGLGAGLFFVGYALFEVPSNMLLQRYGARVWLTRIMFTWGAAAMAMAFVRGETSFYVLRFILGAAEAGFFPGIIYYFTQWLPASERGKTMAVFLSGSAIASVISGPVSGALLHISGLGLHGWQWMFLIEGAASVVLCAFVWFWLQSHPRQAKWLSEEEREALVAAIAEEQRAREASQVAKPSMFKLLADRQIALFCFIYFSIALTIYGATFWLPSMIKKMGNLGDFQVGLLNSIPWIISIVAMYGFAAMAGKWKFQQAWVALTLVIAAIGMFMSTTGGPIFAFVAICFAAIGFKAASALFWPIPQSYLDARIAAAVIALINSIGNLGGFVAPTAFGILEETTGSIEGGLYGLAATSLVAAVVIFFARTAPGAKGKNLAKPHDEAAVVVTASPAASH; encoded by the coding sequence TTGAAAACCCTCCAGAGTCCGCTGGACGTCACGGTTCTCGCCCGTGCCGCCGCCAAGGTCAAGCGCCACGTGCTGCCGCTGTTCGTGGTGATGTTCATCGTCAACTACATCGATCGGGTCAATATCGGTTTTGTGCGCAGCCACATGGAAACCGATCTGGGCATCGGCGCGGCGGCTTACGGCCTCGGCGCTGGATTGTTCTTTGTTGGCTACGCGCTGTTCGAAGTGCCGTCGAACATGCTTTTGCAGCGTTACGGCGCGCGGGTCTGGTTGACGCGGATCATGTTCACGTGGGGTGCAGCGGCCATGGCCATGGCCTTCGTCAGAGGTGAAACCAGTTTCTATGTGCTGCGCTTTATTCTCGGTGCGGCCGAGGCGGGTTTCTTCCCGGGGATTATTTATTACTTCACTCAGTGGCTGCCGGCCTCCGAGCGCGGCAAGACCATGGCGGTATTTCTCAGCGGTTCGGCCATTGCTTCGGTGATCTCCGGCCCGGTCTCCGGTGCGTTGCTGCACATCAGTGGCCTGGGCCTGCATGGCTGGCAATGGATGTTTTTGATCGAGGGCGCGGCTTCAGTGGTGCTCTGCGCATTCGTCTGGTTCTGGCTGCAATCGCATCCGCGTCAGGCCAAGTGGCTGAGCGAAGAAGAGCGCGAAGCACTGGTGGCGGCAATTGCCGAAGAGCAGCGCGCTCGTGAGGCGTCGCAAGTGGCCAAGCCGTCGATGTTCAAGCTGTTGGCGGATCGGCAGATTGCGCTGTTCTGCTTTATCTACTTTTCTATCGCCCTGACCATTTACGGCGCGACGTTCTGGCTGCCGAGCATGATCAAGAAGATGGGCAATCTCGGCGACTTCCAGGTCGGCCTGCTCAACTCGATCCCGTGGATCATTTCGATTGTCGCCATGTATGGCTTTGCGGCGATGGCCGGCAAGTGGAAGTTCCAGCAAGCCTGGGTCGCGCTGACGCTGGTGATTGCGGCGATTGGCATGTTCATGTCGACCACCGGTGGGCCGATCTTCGCCTTCGTCGCCATCTGCTTCGCCGCCATCGGCTTCAAGGCTGCGTCGGCGTTGTTCTGGCCGATTCCGCAAAGCTATCTGGATGCGCGTATCGCCGCTGCAGTGATCGCTTTGATCAACTCCATCGGCAACCTCGGCGGTTTCGTTGCGCCGACGGCGTTCGGCATCCTCGAAGAAACCACCGGCTCCATCGAGGGCGGACTGTACGGCCTGGCGGCGACGTCGCTGGTCGCTGCGGTGGTGATCTTTTTTGCCCGCACGGCGCCTGGCGCGAAAGGTAAAAACCTTGCAAAGCCGCATGACGAGGCCGCCGTTGTCGTGACGGCCAGCCCGGCCGCGAGCCATTGA
- a CDS encoding glucarate dehydratase family protein, whose product MKITRVTVTPIAFRDPPLLNASGIHEPFALRSIIEIESDNGYIGLGESYGDAPALAIQQQLQAQLIGLDPFNLNQLRAIVQATVAANKPASLAGAELAPGSHASKAVSNAYSAFEVAFLDLQAHYLNVPLVDLLGGAIRDEVPFSAYLFFKYAQHVDSPYKPDNWGEALSEQQIVAQAARMIEAYGFKSIKLKAGTLPPEHEVACIKALKKAFPGYPLRIDPNGNWSLETSIRMAELLGDDLQYYEDPTPGLDGMAELHKRTGLPLATNMVVTDFDEFRRSIAQNSVQIVLADHHYWGGLRDTQTLAKMCDVFGLGVSMHSNSHLGISLMAMAHVAAAVPNLDYACDTHYPWQEPDEEVIKGGKLPIVDGCVKITRAPGLGLELDQDQLGKLHDQYLTCGIRQRDDVRQMQRYKPDWKAVKPRF is encoded by the coding sequence TTGAAAATCACCCGCGTAACTGTGACCCCGATTGCCTTTCGCGATCCGCCGCTGCTCAACGCCAGCGGCATCCACGAACCCTTCGCCCTGCGCTCGATCATCGAGATCGAAAGCGACAACGGCTATATCGGCCTCGGCGAAAGCTATGGCGATGCCCCGGCGCTGGCGATTCAGCAGCAGTTGCAGGCACAGCTGATCGGCCTCGACCCGTTCAACCTCAATCAGTTACGCGCGATCGTGCAGGCCACCGTTGCCGCGAACAAACCGGCCAGTCTTGCCGGCGCCGAACTGGCACCCGGTTCCCACGCCAGCAAAGCGGTGAGCAATGCCTACTCGGCGTTCGAAGTGGCGTTTCTCGATTTGCAGGCGCATTACCTGAATGTGCCGCTGGTGGACCTGCTCGGCGGTGCTATTCGTGATGAAGTGCCGTTCAGCGCTTACCTGTTCTTCAAGTACGCACAGCATGTCGATTCGCCGTACAAACCGGACAATTGGGGCGAGGCGCTCAGCGAGCAGCAGATCGTCGCGCAGGCTGCGCGGATGATCGAGGCGTACGGTTTCAAGAGCATCAAGCTCAAAGCCGGCACGTTGCCGCCGGAGCATGAAGTGGCATGCATCAAGGCACTGAAAAAAGCCTTTCCGGGATATCCGTTGCGCATCGATCCGAACGGCAACTGGTCACTGGAAACCTCGATTCGCATGGCCGAGTTGCTCGGCGATGATCTGCAATATTACGAAGACCCGACCCCGGGCCTCGACGGCATGGCCGAGCTGCACAAGCGCACTGGCCTGCCGCTGGCGACCAATATGGTGGTCACCGATTTCGACGAATTCCGCCGCAGCATCGCGCAAAACAGCGTGCAGATTGTTCTCGCCGACCACCATTACTGGGGCGGCCTGCGCGACACGCAGACCCTGGCGAAGATGTGCGACGTGTTTGGCCTCGGCGTGTCGATGCATTCCAATTCACACCTGGGCATCAGCCTGATGGCGATGGCGCATGTCGCGGCGGCGGTGCCGAATCTGGATTACGCCTGCGATACGCATTATCCGTGGCAGGAGCCGGATGAGGAGGTGATCAAGGGCGGCAAACTGCCGATTGTCGATGGCTGCGTGAAGATCACCCGCGCACCGGGGCTTGGGCTGGAACTGGATCAGGATCAGTTGGGCAAGCTGCATGATCAGTACCTGACGTGCGGGATTCGCCAGCGTGATGATGTGCGGCAGATGCAGCGCTACAAGCCGGACTGGAAGGCGGTCAAGCCACGGTTTTGA
- a CDS encoding LysR substrate-binding domain-containing protein, which translates to MNPRTLTPSMSLLLAFEAAARHESYTRAAHELSLTQSAVSRQVQILEKMLGMRLFTREGRQVVLTDVGRMYQRELAEALGQIRSATLQAMAFGSGIHSLRLATLPTFGSKWLLPRLKDFYTAHPGMTVHLHSRIEAIDFDTSEIDAAICVGGGEWPGLTALPLHTEELVVIASAQLSDTERDDAEQHIAGQLLLNVSSNAQAWAEWFSHQGLPHRSMRIGPSFEMTSHLIQAVRANIGVGLVPRILVEDELLKGELLQLGEPITSRRSYYLVYPSRNENLPSLKAFRDWLVKTL; encoded by the coding sequence ATGAATCCGCGCACGCTCACCCCTTCCATGTCGTTATTGCTGGCCTTTGAGGCCGCCGCGCGCCATGAAAGCTACACCCGTGCCGCCCACGAACTGTCGCTGACGCAGAGTGCGGTCAGCCGTCAGGTGCAGATTCTGGAGAAAATGCTCGGCATGCGTTTGTTCACGCGCGAAGGCAGGCAAGTGGTGCTGACCGATGTCGGACGCATGTATCAGCGCGAACTCGCCGAAGCGCTCGGGCAGATTCGCAGTGCGACGTTGCAGGCGATGGCGTTTGGCTCGGGCATTCACAGTCTGCGCCTGGCGACGCTGCCGACTTTCGGTTCAAAATGGTTGCTGCCGCGCTTGAAGGATTTCTACACCGCACATCCAGGCATGACCGTGCACTTGCATTCGCGTATCGAAGCAATCGACTTCGATACCAGCGAAATCGATGCGGCGATCTGCGTCGGTGGTGGTGAATGGCCGGGGCTGACGGCCCTGCCCTTGCACACCGAGGAACTGGTGGTGATCGCCAGTGCGCAACTCTCTGACACTGAGCGCGACGACGCCGAGCAACACATCGCCGGGCAACTGTTGCTCAACGTCAGTAGCAATGCCCAGGCGTGGGCGGAATGGTTCAGCCATCAAGGTCTGCCGCACCGAAGCATGCGTATCGGGCCGAGCTTTGAAATGACCTCGCACTTGATTCAGGCGGTGCGGGCGAATATTGGTGTGGGGTTGGTGCCGCGGATTCTGGTCGAAGATGAGTTGTTGAAGGGTGAACTGCTGCAACTGGGTGAGCCGATTACCAGTCGCCGCAGCTATTACCTGGTGTATCCGTCGCGTAATGAGAATTTACCGTCGCTGAAAGCGTTTCGGGATTGGCTGGTAAAAACGTTGTGA